Proteins encoded together in one Mauremys reevesii isolate NIE-2019 linkage group 11, ASM1616193v1, whole genome shotgun sequence window:
- the C1QL2 gene encoding LOW QUALITY PROTEIN: complement C1q-like protein 2 (The sequence of the model RefSeq protein was modified relative to this genomic sequence to represent the inferred CDS: deleted 2 bases in 1 codon) translates to MGLVLLIAVPLLLQAAPESAAHYEMMGTCRMICDPYSSASASARAGGPSSTAAVEALQDLSANPPPPFLPGPKGEPGRPGKPGPRGPPGEPPAGPRGPPGERGDSGKPGLPGLAGAGAGAPGAAGGGGGPGPGAAGEVSGALSAAFSGPRIAFYVGLKSPHEGYEVLKFDDVVTNLGNHYEPATGKFSCQVRGIYFFTYHILMRGGDGTSMWADLCKNGQVRASAIAQDADQNYDYASNSVVLHLDSGDEVYVKLDGGKAHGGNNNKYSTFSGFLLYPD, encoded by the exons ATGGGCCTCGTGCTGCTCATCGCCGTCccgctgctgctgcaggcggcCCCGGAGAGCGCGGCGCACTACGAGATGATGGGCACCTGCCGCATGATCTGCGACCCCTATAGCAGCGCCAGCGCCAGCGCCCGGGCCGGCGGCCCCAGCAGCACCGCCGCCGTGGAGGCGCTGCAGGACCTGAGCGCCAACCCCCCGCCGCCCTTCCTCCCGGGGCCCAagggggagcccggccggccggGCAAGCCGGGGCCCCGGGGCCCGCCAGGGGAGCCA CCCGCCGGTCCCAGAGGGCCGCCCGGAGAGCGGGGAGACTCGGGCAAGCCGGGGCTGCCGGGGCTGGCGGGGGCCGGGGCTGGCGCGCCCGGGGCGGCAGGGGGCGGCGGCGGCCCCGGGCCGGGCGCCGCGGGGGAGGTGAGCGGGGCGCTGAGCGCGGCCTTCAGCGGCCCCCGGATCGCCTTCTACGTGGGGCTGAAGAGCCCCCACGAGGGCTACGAGGTGCTCAAGTTCGACGACGTGGTGACCAACCTGGGCAACCACTACGAGCCGGCCACGGGCAAGTTCAGCTGCCAGGTGCGGGGCATCTACTTCTTCACCTACCACATCCTCATGCGCGGCGGGGACGGCACCAGCATGTGGGCGGATCTCTGCAAGAACGGCCAG GTGCGGGCCAGCGCCATTGCGCAGGATGCCGATCAGAACTATGACTATGCCAGCAACAGCGTGGTGCTGCACCTGGACTCGGGGGACGAGGTGTACGTCAAGCTGGACGGAGGCAAAGCACACGGCGGCAACAACAATAAGTACAGCACTTTCTCTGGCTTCCTTTTATACCCCGATTAA